The Nitrospira sp. sequence GTATATAGATTCCTACTCGATTTCATGGTGATTTCAGCAGCTAGTAACGTCACAAACACGGCTCCCCACGCCACCGCATAGGCAAGGACAACATGTTCAGCCCGCATCTATCAGCCATGTGACACGAACTTTGTAGCGATTGAGTTTCACCCCGCCACAAACAGAAAGCTCCATCCTTTTTCAAGAACGGAGCCCTCCGCGAAACAGCGCAATTTTTATATCATGTATGCGCGATAACGTTTCCATTACCTTTCACAATATGTCCACTGCGTTCATTCGAGTCGCATGCTAACGTCACCACGTCCCAACGGGTACTGGGAGGGAACCTAGTTCATTGCTTATGTTAGGAGCATCGATTCAGTTCACTCGTTGCAAGGTTGTCGTATGGCCTTGATCCGTGACATAGGCTTTGACCAGGTCGCCCGGTTTCACCGTGTCCAACTTCGTGCTCTTATCGACATGGATCCTATGCTCTTTGCCATCATCATCTTTTATCGAGTAATACTCTCCCTCAATTCTCAACAACGTTCCCTTGAACGAATCGTTCGAGAAGCGCTCTTTGATCGTGGGACTCGCTTCTTTCTCCGCCATGGGATCAGCAGCGTAGGTCATGCCAGCTCCGGATCCCAACAATCCAACCACCAACATCGATAATATTCCTATTTTCATCGTGTCCTCCGTTTAGATTGAACTCATTCTCGCATGCGGCCATCGTATCCGCAGCTGGGAGAATACCGTGGATAAGCATTAGCTAACCAATTGATGGAGCGTGAACCTAGGGAAAAGCATCGTCGATCATGTGACGATAAAGAAAGAGGTTGCAGCATCTCCACAAGGCTACGTATGTCCGGCGCCTAAAGAATTCCAGCGGGGAAAGCATCAGTATTCCCACATTCTCTGTCGTGCCTCGCTTAGGAGATGATTGGCCTGGGCTTGAAATGCCAGCGTGCTGCCTTCTACGGCCGTGAGCGTTTGTTCGCACATCACTCGGTTGTCTTGTCTGGTATCGCTCAGCATTCTGGACTTACGAATGAGGTTCCTCCGAAGTTGATGGCTATACTTGGTCGTCCACGTCGCGCCACGTTCAAGAGAACAACGCAATTGGTAGAGTGACAACAGGTCTTCAATGATGCAGATGATGTTCGGGGTCGTCGTGGTTCCGTGCAGGAACCCAAGGGCGCCCTGCTCTATGGCTTGCCGCACGGCAGCGACTTCCTCTCGCTCCGTCGTGACAATAAAGGGCGAGCAAGGATGGTGAAGCCGATTGAGGCTGAGTAAAGAATACCCGTCGACTGAAGCAATGCGCTGAGGACAGATGACGACTTGGTAGAGGTTCAGCGGTATATACATCACAGCTTTCTTATACGAGGAACACACATTCACCAGAGCGCTCGAAAAGTATCGGCGGATGATTTCGTGGAGCTCAGGAGCAGGATCTATGAGTAAGATTGAGGCTGATGCGATAGATGCGGCCATGATCTCCGCTTTCCCACAGGTCGGCGGTCAAGACACTTCAGCAGGCCGCTGACTATGTGCAAGGAGTGTTTTGGAACTGTCGATGTAAGATTCTCGCATTAAACGCCAATGTAACCACTGGTATGTTCCCGAGGGCCTTCTCCATGCTAACCCGATGGATGTGGGTTCGTTCTCTAGTTAGCCTTATTTAGGAGTGGAATCGATGCGGACGGCTCCTTCGCCCGTCATCACCTGGCTGGAGGGAGTTTGATAGTTGTCACAGTAGATCTTGAAGGCAGCGATAGCGATCCCCAAGAGAATCGGGCCCAAGAATAGTCCGATAAAACCAAAGTACATCAGGCCACCGACGGAGGCAAAGAAGAGAAAGAGAACGGGTAAATCTGCGTCTGAGCCGACGAGAATCGGCTGTAGGATATTGTCCATGAGCCCAACGAGCCCCACACCCACGACGATCATGACGATCATTTTCCAAAGCGCAGCGGTCCAGAACAGATACGCGGCCACGGGAATCCATACCAATGCCGTGCCTCCGAACGGCAACAAAGATAAGAGAGCGCTTATCGAACCGAGAAATACCGGGAATGGGACATCAAGCACCCAATAGGTCAGCCCCGCTACGACGCCTTGTGCCAGAGCTGTGAGCAACGTGCCACGCACCACCGCCCGCATGGTCTGGATCAGGCGATCAAAAATGACCGTTTTATGACCCGCCTCGATGGGCATCGCATTATAAAAGCTAGTGTAGAGACGCTCGCCGTCGCGAAAGAAAAAGAAGAGGGTGAATAGCATAATGAAGAAGTCTGTGATGAGTTCAAACGTATTCTTGGCAAGCCCGCTGACGCCCGTGAAGAGGACTGCACTGACCGCCTTTCCTCCTTCGAGCAATGATCCTTGGAGGTCCCCATAAGCTTCTACAAATCGTTCTAGCACCCCTTCCGAAAGAGGGCCGATCACGGGTACGTGCGAGACCGCAGCAGGAACGCGCTGGATTCCACCGCTCTGCACCCAGGCCATGCCGGTTTGATAGGCATGAATAGTTTCTGTCACCGCCAAGAAGGCGAGATACGCCACCGGCAAGATGGCAATAAGTGTTACCACGATCGTACTCAACGCAGCAGAGAGCGTCCGCTGTCCACGCAGGAACCGTAACAGGTACTCGTAGAGAGGGAAAAAAAGCCGCGCCAGGATGAGCGCCCACAGAATTGGGGTAAAAAAAGGCGCGAAAATCAAGGCGAGCTGGTACAGCACCAATGAGCACAAGATCAGGAAGGCCGTCGAAAGTGTTTGCGGAGACATCTGGCGACGCTTTTCTTCGCTACGTTCTCACGACGTTTTCTCGTTCTAGCTCTAATGCATGATTTCTTATTGTTCACCACCATCGCGAATCCTGCTCGTTGAGGAGCCAATCTCGTGGCGACGTTCGAACCATTTGTCGGCTATTTTTACTCCTGGTTCTCCCCCGTCCTCTCGGTTGCGGCATTCCCTGAGTCTGGTGAAGGAGGGGCTGCATCCGGATTCGTCGACATGGTGGGATCACGGTTCGGTGGCGCTACAGAAGCCCGTGAATCTGGCTGCCCTCTTTGCATATGTTGCATCCCGGGGTCCATAACCGAAGGGGCTGCCTCTTGACTCGACTTAGACCTCCCTTCTGGATTCGAGTTTTGAGTGGATTCGGACGAATCTTCAAATGGTTCTGCGCACGCAGGGCCGATCCCCACCATCACTGACGTCAAGGCCAACGTCGCAACCGTAGGGAATACGTATCTGGTCATGGCGCACCTCTGCCGCAAGGGCATGTTCATTGTCCATCAATCGACCTGTTCCGTCCTCTACACGGTGACCATTACCATCTGTTCATCGCATCGAGACAGACGCTTGAGAGGCATGCTCTCTGTGCGAGATCTCCCGCATTCTCACCACACTCTGGAGGTGATTCGCGCGAACGACGGCATCCTCAATACACCCGCAATTGATACAGCGTGTGGCTGGGTCTAGAGAGTTTGTCTTGATGTTCAATTCACCGAAGGTGTCTTGTACAAGGAGTCCTCGACAGCGTTGACAGAGCATACATCCTCCCTCCGCACCCAATGGCGTGCTAGGCAGATTCCCATCGAATGGAAACCAGGCCTCTTGTCTGCGTCACACGCATCGACCTATTTATGGAGAAGCATAATGGAAGGGCTGGCTGCCGTCTGTTCACAATTGCTCAGGAGGGAACGAGTACGAAATGGACCGGACGTGGCCTGGCTTGGCTCCACCGAGGCCCGCCGCCTCCGGAGCTCAGCAATCCAACTACCAACATAAATGGTACCGTTGTTTACATAGAATCTCCGTTTAGTGTCGAATCATTCACCCATGAGACCACTGAATCGGGAGCTGGGAACACCGTGGGCATAGGAGTGAACGCCCTGATACCGAACTACTTCCCCATGCGTATTGGAGTATCGCCCCATCAATTGATGTTGACTGCTCGTGATCTCGCCTATGGTCTTTCCTAGTACGAGGCCCCGTTCAGATTCGCTATAATACATCACGGAGTGTTGAGGTCTTTGACGGGTATATTCATGAACTGGACTCGGAAAAGGTTAAGCTGTCTCGGTTTTTGGGATTGGTCGAAGGCAATGCACTTTACTTGGTGAAGATTTGGAGAAAGAGAAATAATCGGTGTGAATGCTCTTTTGTAGATGCCGACGTATCTATCGAGACAAGGTTACTCAAATAAGTGATGAGAAGGTGGGGCATGTGATGCTCGTGGACGTTGAATGGAATGCCCCTTGGAGCAGCCGCGATGATTGAGGACAAACTGGCGGGTATCAATTACAAAAAGTTGAAGGCTAAGTGTTTGGAAATGATGATGAGAGTCTTTTGGGTTTCTCATGAAGATGCAGAAGCGATCTATTGCCAAGTGATGAAAGAACAAGCATCTGGGCCACTGGCAGAGGCATCGACCTGGACGACAGAGAGGCCGGTGAAGAAAGGCTGGTATTGGC is a genomic window containing:
- a CDS encoding AI-2E family transporter, which translates into the protein MSPQTLSTAFLILCSLVLYQLALIFAPFFTPILWALILARLFFPLYEYLLRFLRGQRTLSAALSTIVVTLIAILPVAYLAFLAVTETIHAYQTGMAWVQSGGIQRVPAAVSHVPVIGPLSEGVLERFVEAYGDLQGSLLEGGKAVSAVLFTGVSGLAKNTFELITDFFIMLFTLFFFFRDGERLYTSFYNAMPIEAGHKTVIFDRLIQTMRAVVRGTLLTALAQGVVAGLTYWVLDVPFPVFLGSISALLSLLPFGGTALVWIPVAAYLFWTAALWKMIVMIVVGVGLVGLMDNILQPILVGSDADLPVLFLFFASVGGLMYFGFIGLFLGPILLGIAIAAFKIYCDNYQTPSSQVMTGEGAVRIDSTPK
- a CDS encoding response regulator; this translates as MAASIASASILLIDPAPELHEIIRRYFSSALVNVCSSYKKAVMYIPLNLYQVVICPQRIASVDGYSLLSLNRLHHPCSPFIVTTEREEVAAVRQAIEQGALGFLHGTTTTPNIICIIEDLLSLYQLRCSLERGATWTTKYSHQLRRNLIRKSRMLSDTRQDNRVMCEQTLTAVEGSTLAFQAQANHLLSEARQRMWEY